The following coding sequences are from one Candidatus Eremiobacterota bacterium window:
- a CDS encoding SUMF1/EgtB/PvdO family nonheme iron enzyme: MNQHNQPKSQLKAILTADIKGFSSLLKEDEDGVIRLLTTKYYTLAAEESERAGGMLFRKEGDAVWCAFDSAIASIRAAVAIQEKFFEWRLDPGTPSVHLRVGIHFGEVTITEEGDILGHTLSVAKRLERSCEMDGIHVSEPLYRQVSHLPCGVTFTECSSISLKGIGDYRSFKGRLLEERCIEIDRSLSERARLLSRSRVVIGAYLDSLPDERERGRWERAALRAALSYGGVLAELPDSVFMLVFPPQVNIADLLSEPELKGPRRSVGFGPVMMECPKGGTVEKIWGAPAMEVCSSLTETGLDPGETIILESLLHHFSLPVISYGDSQGQEAGRLYRFRPGEGSHNPPAGGCRAGTVTLFPAVKPADIVIGHTRGHGKNFPEGLKPLAMDSGAGDACPFLDSEAEALLEGDRGVGLAFAAAYLSSLDMKKLPPRVAALGTLSPDGSFTAPDGFEERLSILSSACPAPSLLLAPPGTPALPGVPVKVIANIRELRQWLGSLAGAACHEEFISQAWRERKIVLVTAGPAGGSVERESLEILWRSAAGLENPSPSSLETVAEMAEELLGRGGMLDCFAKWSGSLEESSLVGLVSRLDPPLVVTLFPDRRWKESFAHCPPDQGAYTPALRVAELAGSVEKPETLALTEADSEKMLRRLPGLSQWQKALSEHLFLLMCTDGSEQALKDFIRRIRQVFPPAPEQKILLISREAGEGAASWWGRRGVMIVRRDPEELFSSLLMACRQGTPAASAPLKARALPSRPYKFLNYFCPEDRSIFFGREQESEALLTAVTTSPWLVIFGLSGSGKTSLLNAGVASRLKRPHHMVLRLRTLKDPLVTLREHLEALGIPVVSGTGSLRLMMEASAALVPGHVVIIYDQFEEFFLRCSPGERALFIEEVSVFMARPPLRCHLIIALREDFLPEMSQFEKAFPAVLKSRYRVRRLTVEQARRSLMGPAALFGIAVEEKLADELLVCLFEDGIDPPELQIVMDSLYTARDKKRRLISMETLRDLGGVKAILSQYINEALQGMGRDQEACRGVMRRMITDQGTKAVVALKDLKAPEEPPAEIERLMALLVNARLVRTFSEGGERRYELAHEHMIEEVGSWVSDKEVVIRHVSTVLRAELLNWRKHGSVVGLDRLAIIHRERHLLRIGEQEHGMLIMASAIHGYHLEDWLEKSQWRGQGLAILLRMLEDGETRGAVARGIIECLFYLDMGAGELEVLFAAMQRHGNPHLLERLRKMADGTGRGRLYDELALRVHRRYFGKPAMALVQGGPALLGSTRTEKDARKAKLRPDLHPMIESESDLHEAEIPPFCIDRCLTTNEEYAEYLPACHFPPDEGRHPVVDVSWYDAEKYAAWIGKMLPTEEQWEKAARGTDGRRFPWGEEYDAHRANTAESGLKRTVEVTSHPEGASPCGCLGMVGNVWEWTSTPWSPGSPLFAKKGGCAVNFMALAQAPGRYGDLPYVISQWIGFRLCCEAE, from the coding sequence ATGAACCAGCATAACCAGCCCAAATCCCAGCTCAAGGCAATTCTGACTGCCGATATCAAAGGCTTTTCCTCCCTTCTCAAAGAGGACGAGGATGGAGTAATACGCCTTCTCACCACGAAGTACTATACCCTTGCTGCCGAAGAGTCGGAACGGGCCGGCGGTATGCTGTTCCGCAAGGAGGGCGATGCCGTCTGGTGTGCCTTCGACAGCGCCATCGCAAGCATTCGCGCGGCTGTCGCCATCCAGGAGAAGTTTTTCGAATGGCGCCTGGACCCCGGCACTCCCTCGGTGCATCTGCGCGTCGGTATTCATTTCGGCGAGGTGACCATCACGGAGGAAGGCGATATCCTGGGCCATACCCTCTCGGTGGCAAAGCGCCTGGAAAGATCCTGCGAGATGGACGGAATCCATGTCTCCGAGCCTCTTTACCGGCAGGTCTCCCATCTTCCCTGTGGAGTGACCTTTACTGAGTGCAGCTCCATCAGTCTCAAGGGGATAGGAGATTACCGGTCGTTCAAGGGAAGGCTTCTGGAAGAGCGGTGCATTGAGATTGATCGCTCCCTCAGCGAGAGAGCACGGCTCCTGTCACGATCACGGGTGGTCATTGGTGCTTATCTTGACAGCCTTCCTGATGAGAGAGAGCGCGGAAGGTGGGAACGTGCCGCGCTCAGGGCTGCATTGAGCTATGGCGGGGTGCTCGCCGAGCTGCCGGACTCGGTCTTCATGCTTGTCTTTCCCCCTCAGGTGAATATTGCCGATCTGCTCTCTGAGCCTGAGCTCAAAGGGCCCCGCCGCTCGGTGGGATTCGGCCCTGTTATGATGGAATGCCCCAAAGGAGGCACCGTTGAAAAAATATGGGGTGCTCCCGCTATGGAGGTGTGCTCCTCGCTGACGGAAACAGGACTTGACCCCGGGGAGACCATCATCCTGGAAAGCCTGCTCCACCATTTTTCACTCCCTGTCATCTCCTATGGAGATTCCCAGGGCCAGGAGGCAGGGCGCCTCTACCGCTTCCGCCCGGGAGAGGGATCCCATAATCCCCCTGCCGGCGGCTGCCGCGCAGGCACCGTGACGCTCTTCCCCGCCGTGAAGCCTGCAGATATTGTTATCGGTCATACCAGGGGCCATGGGAAAAACTTTCCAGAGGGACTCAAGCCTCTTGCCATGGATTCAGGTGCCGGCGATGCCTGCCCGTTTCTTGATAGTGAGGCTGAAGCCCTGCTTGAGGGAGATCGGGGCGTGGGCCTTGCTTTTGCTGCCGCTTACCTCTCCTCACTGGATATGAAAAAGCTTCCGCCGCGTGTTGCGGCACTGGGCACCCTCTCACCTGACGGTTCTTTTACCGCGCCGGATGGCTTCGAAGAGCGGCTTTCCATTCTCTCTTCAGCATGCCCTGCCCCATCGTTGCTGCTTGCCCCTCCAGGGACGCCGGCCCTCCCGGGAGTGCCCGTCAAGGTGATCGCGAATATCAGGGAGCTTCGCCAGTGGCTCGGCTCCCTGGCAGGCGCCGCCTGCCATGAAGAGTTTATCAGCCAGGCCTGGAGGGAGAGGAAGATTGTCCTCGTCACCGCGGGCCCTGCGGGCGGGAGCGTCGAGAGAGAGTCGCTGGAGATTTTATGGAGGAGTGCGGCAGGACTGGAGAACCCTTCGCCAAGCTCCCTGGAAACCGTCGCGGAAATGGCCGAAGAGCTGCTCGGGCGCGGTGGGATGCTTGATTGTTTTGCGAAGTGGAGCGGGAGTCTTGAAGAGAGCTCCCTTGTCGGCCTCGTGAGCAGGCTTGATCCGCCCCTTGTGGTGACGCTCTTTCCCGACAGGCGATGGAAGGAGAGCTTCGCGCATTGCCCGCCGGACCAGGGCGCTTATACGCCGGCACTCCGCGTGGCAGAACTTGCTGGCAGCGTGGAAAAGCCCGAGACCCTGGCCCTCACGGAAGCCGATTCAGAGAAGATGCTCAGGCGCCTGCCAGGCCTCTCGCAATGGCAGAAAGCTTTATCGGAGCACCTTTTTCTGCTGATGTGCACTGACGGCAGCGAGCAGGCGCTGAAAGATTTTATCCGCAGGATCCGCCAGGTATTTCCTCCCGCACCGGAGCAGAAAATTCTCCTGATAAGCCGGGAGGCAGGGGAGGGGGCAGCCTCCTGGTGGGGGCGGCGCGGGGTGATGATAGTGAGGAGGGACCCCGAGGAGCTCTTCTCCTCTCTCCTCATGGCTTGTCGGCAGGGCACACCGGCTGCTTCTGCCCCTCTCAAGGCAAGGGCTTTGCCCTCCAGGCCATACAAGTTCCTGAATTATTTCTGCCCCGAAGACCGATCCATCTTCTTCGGCAGGGAGCAGGAAAGTGAAGCCCTTCTCACCGCTGTCACGACGTCGCCCTGGCTTGTGATCTTCGGCCTCTCCGGCTCAGGGAAGACTTCGCTTCTGAACGCGGGCGTGGCTTCGCGCCTGAAGCGTCCTCATCACATGGTCCTCCGCCTTCGTACCCTCAAAGACCCGCTGGTAACGCTCAGGGAACATCTTGAGGCTCTCGGGATCCCTGTGGTAAGCGGCACTGGCTCATTGAGGCTCATGATGGAAGCCTCCGCCGCCCTGGTTCCAGGCCATGTGGTAATAATCTATGACCAGTTCGAGGAGTTCTTCCTGCGCTGCTCTCCCGGCGAGCGCGCCCTTTTCATAGAGGAAGTCTCCGTTTTCATGGCCCGGCCTCCTCTCCGCTGCCACCTCATAATAGCGCTGCGAGAGGACTTCCTGCCCGAGATGTCGCAGTTTGAGAAGGCTTTTCCCGCTGTCCTGAAAAGCCGCTACCGTGTCCGTCGCCTCACTGTGGAGCAGGCAAGGAGATCACTGATGGGACCTGCGGCCCTCTTCGGCATTGCCGTTGAAGAAAAGCTCGCTGACGAGCTCCTCGTGTGCCTCTTTGAAGACGGTATCGATCCCCCCGAGCTTCAGATCGTCATGGACAGCCTTTACACCGCCCGCGACAAAAAGCGAAGGCTGATATCCATGGAGACATTGCGAGATCTTGGCGGAGTAAAGGCTATTCTCTCGCAGTATATCAATGAGGCGCTCCAGGGAATGGGTCGGGACCAGGAAGCCTGCCGGGGAGTCATGAGGCGAATGATCACAGACCAGGGAACAAAGGCAGTGGTGGCGCTGAAGGACCTCAAGGCGCCAGAGGAGCCGCCGGCAGAGATCGAGCGCCTCATGGCGCTTCTGGTCAATGCCCGCCTGGTCAGGACTTTCAGCGAGGGAGGTGAGAGGCGCTATGAGCTGGCCCATGAGCACATGATAGAAGAAGTGGGCTCATGGGTTTCAGATAAAGAGGTAGTGATCAGGCATGTCTCCACGGTGCTCAGGGCCGAGCTGCTGAACTGGCGGAAGCACGGCAGTGTCGTGGGGCTTGACAGGCTTGCCATAATCCACAGGGAGCGCCATCTTCTCAGGATAGGGGAGCAGGAGCATGGAATGCTCATCATGGCATCAGCCATCCATGGCTATCACCTTGAAGACTGGCTTGAGAAGAGCCAGTGGCGCGGGCAGGGCCTTGCCATCCTTCTCAGGATGCTGGAGGACGGCGAAACCAGGGGTGCCGTCGCCCGCGGGATAATAGAGTGCCTCTTTTACCTGGATATGGGAGCTGGTGAGCTTGAGGTGCTCTTTGCCGCAATGCAGAGGCATGGGAATCCCCATCTTCTTGAGCGCCTCAGGAAGATGGCTGACGGGACCGGGCGGGGGCGCCTCTACGATGAGCTGGCGCTGAGGGTGCACCGCCGCTATTTTGGGAAGCCCGCAATGGCCCTGGTGCAGGGCGGGCCTGCCCTCTTAGGCTCGACGCGCACCGAAAAGGACGCCAGGAAAGCGAAGCTCCGCCCCGACCTCCATCCCATGATAGAGAGCGAGAGTGATCTCCACGAGGCTGAGATTCCCCCTTTCTGTATCGACCGCTGTCTCACGACCAACGAGGAATATGCTGAATATCTCCCGGCCTGTCACTTTCCGCCTGATGAAGGCCGCCACCCTGTCGTGGACGTGAGCTGGTATGATGCCGAGAAGTACGCTGCCTGGATCGGAAAGATGCTTCCCACAGAGGAGCAATGGGAGAAAGCGGCGAGGGGGACGGACGGGCGGCGCTTCCCCTGGGGCGAAGAGTATGACGCTCATCGTGCCAACACTGCGGAATCAGGCCTGAAGAGGACCGTGGAGGTCACAAGCCACCCTGAAGGGGCAAGCCCTTGCGGGTGCCTGGGAATGGTGGGAAACGTCTGGGAGTGGACGTCCACCCCCTGGTCCCCCGGCAGCCCTCTTTTCGCCAAAAAGGGGGGATGTGCCGTGAACTTCATGGCCCTGGCGCAGGCCCCGGGGCGTTACGGTGACCTGCCTTACGTGATATCGCAGTGGATTGGGTTCCGCCTTTGCTGCGAGGCTGAATAG
- a CDS encoding SUMF1/EgtB/PvdO family nonheme iron enzyme, with product MASESGSGALRTVLVIECLRPGESPPILIGGKSRQNSAESCILAHGGQVHGKWEGDLWVSFGSAIEAVNAAIAIQRAFAAPGLEPPMPIEHRPRIGAHTGEMAAAFYAGPDDEPFRSAVYLKNCCSGGAIALSGTLLSGLEGRHLPLAIHEMAIDDLSSPSPAFKAFLGILQAVEDSSSRGAQPGRKWIVLAADLGALASQAQVAWEREAMRVASSLGGRWYRAKDGTGFLMAEAGSKALDAMLQEKLEGPRAVLAAGEVLVSDPAERVTILSGKTVEHCLGALRCGGEKPLLIATEEAVSMAGSRRSWEPYGRLGYEGPLLYKSVPGPPFPFYGIPQRITATGRHGLVDFITGAGRGLVPAAGSVMSRIHRLVAEADPVWKSLYPVLSPSQAELLEGDDGCGLAVLLGFLAAGSGSGFDFNVAAAGAVEDEGAIGAGHHLESSLPGFCLVAPPGIMKGEVSIGSVHEALLWVQSLRQEAVNRSLAEASTAGKLVVIISGPFGGADEAPSLAGALEEALGIDPQGKDIAGLAEEMEAGPGRDALLCVFNQWCSSLEASPLPSKLSSLRPARTISLFPDPRLEGSSVKALGGSVSQPVLSEAGFEKILSGLFRMGDRHGELMATHPVLLCSHPLTDMILRIFIKFMRQEVSAGPTMPMALVCPGITAVARHYWERRGVRVLEGSAVEVLDKVACAAGTMPSVSEEPRALAESIAAPYKFLESFEEQDRSIFFGRDGEVPQVRERILSHAVTVVYGRSGVGKTSLLKAGVLPSLPPPQNLSIVIRCIDDPLAAINRSLSQCLLTGAGEASLPDLAGRLLAHLSGSLIILIDQFEEFFVRLTREHQRRFCEEIALAIASVPSRLHVIFSLREDFLASMADLEPWLPGVLDNRYRLGALSDEQARLAIEGPAGLFDVSVEKELADTLINELRGEGVDPPELQIVLDRLYASRNVRSRSMTMESYRALGGVSSILVDYLRRTIADDMRDITGNLPRRLMGAMVTDHGTKAVVTIADIACRVGVPESDAASMMERFVQARIVRSLSDEEGQTLYELVHEYLLSEIRSWATEEDLEVRHGELIVRSELESWQHFGSLISPDRLDLLYKVRLCLSLSADELALVVRASAIHQRPIEGWTHHALFHEAGVPVLLEMLDDPSLDGFIKRAVIESLFPLAISGEALEKILEAAESVGHPALMAKLRESEVAGSRTVLIDEMNARVKRRFTGPRRMAKVEAGPFLFGSTRENRELRKKLLGAHLHHSIDHEADIGEEWLETFYIDLCPVTNEEYAEFRPGHLQRYPPGQDRYPVTRLSWHDARDYAAWLGKELPSAQQWEKAARGPEGRLFPWGNEFSPALLNSAESGLASTTPVGMYPQGASPYGCLDMAGNVWEWTCSEYEGKGPLKVQKGGSFADYEPQQQASSLQDGHPDFIILLVGFRTVSTGNMAGQGHFML from the coding sequence ATGGCTTCAGAATCAGGATCAGGAGCGCTCAGGACGGTCCTCGTCATCGAGTGCCTCCGGCCCGGGGAGAGCCCTCCGATCCTCATAGGGGGGAAAAGCCGCCAGAATTCTGCCGAGAGCTGTATACTGGCCCATGGGGGGCAGGTGCATGGGAAGTGGGAGGGAGACCTCTGGGTTTCCTTTGGAAGCGCCATTGAAGCCGTGAATGCGGCCATAGCCATTCAGCGGGCTTTTGCCGCCCCGGGGCTCGAGCCTCCCATGCCGATTGAGCACAGGCCGCGCATTGGCGCCCATACCGGTGAGATGGCGGCAGCATTTTATGCCGGGCCGGATGATGAGCCTTTCAGAAGCGCCGTGTATCTGAAGAACTGCTGCAGCGGCGGGGCGATTGCCCTTTCGGGCACTCTTCTCTCCGGCCTGGAAGGACGGCATCTCCCCCTGGCCATTCACGAGATGGCGATAGACGATCTTTCGAGCCCTTCGCCGGCCTTCAAGGCATTCCTTGGCATACTTCAGGCCGTGGAGGATTCCTCTTCACGGGGAGCTCAGCCTGGCCGTAAGTGGATTGTCCTGGCGGCGGACCTTGGGGCTCTTGCATCCCAGGCACAGGTGGCATGGGAGCGCGAGGCAATGAGGGTGGCTTCATCTCTCGGGGGGCGCTGGTACAGGGCAAAGGACGGCACCGGCTTTCTCATGGCAGAGGCGGGATCCAAGGCTCTCGATGCAATGCTGCAGGAAAAGCTGGAAGGTCCAAGAGCCGTTCTTGCCGCAGGGGAAGTATTGGTATCTGACCCGGCGGAGAGGGTGACGATCCTGTCCGGAAAGACCGTTGAGCATTGCCTCGGTGCTCTGAGATGCGGCGGGGAGAAGCCTCTCCTCATCGCCACGGAAGAGGCAGTGAGCATGGCAGGCTCCCGCCGCTCGTGGGAGCCATACGGGAGGCTTGGCTATGAAGGCCCCCTGCTATATAAAAGCGTGCCGGGCCCTCCATTCCCCTTCTACGGCATCCCTCAGCGGATTACTGCGACAGGCAGGCATGGCCTGGTGGACTTCATCACAGGCGCCGGGCGGGGCCTTGTGCCTGCCGCCGGCAGCGTGATGTCAAGGATTCACCGCCTCGTTGCGGAGGCTGATCCCGTCTGGAAATCTCTTTATCCAGTGCTCTCACCTTCCCAGGCTGAGCTTCTTGAAGGCGATGATGGCTGCGGTCTTGCAGTGCTGCTTGGCTTCCTTGCCGCGGGGAGCGGGAGCGGCTTTGATTTCAATGTTGCTGCGGCAGGAGCTGTGGAAGACGAGGGTGCAATCGGCGCCGGCCACCACCTGGAATCCTCTCTGCCAGGCTTTTGCCTTGTTGCTCCTCCAGGCATTATGAAAGGTGAAGTGAGCATCGGGAGTGTCCATGAGGCGCTCCTGTGGGTACAATCGCTCAGGCAGGAGGCTGTCAACCGGTCCCTGGCAGAGGCCAGCACCGCTGGAAAGCTGGTGGTCATTATCAGCGGGCCTTTCGGCGGTGCCGATGAGGCTCCGTCCCTGGCCGGGGCTCTTGAAGAAGCCCTGGGGATTGACCCTCAGGGGAAGGATATAGCCGGGCTTGCCGAGGAAATGGAAGCGGGACCGGGCAGAGATGCGCTCCTGTGCGTTTTTAATCAATGGTGCTCGTCCCTGGAGGCTTCGCCATTGCCTTCAAAGCTCTCCTCCCTCAGGCCGGCGAGGACAATCTCCCTTTTCCCCGATCCGCGGCTTGAGGGGAGCTCTGTGAAAGCCCTGGGAGGATCTGTGTCTCAGCCTGTACTGAGCGAGGCGGGCTTTGAGAAGATCCTGTCCGGCCTCTTCAGGATGGGAGATCGCCATGGCGAGCTAATGGCCACTCACCCGGTTCTCCTGTGCAGCCATCCTCTCACCGATATGATCCTTCGAATATTTATAAAGTTTATGCGCCAGGAAGTAAGCGCAGGTCCCACTATGCCCATGGCATTGGTATGCCCCGGGATAACGGCGGTGGCGAGGCATTACTGGGAGCGCCGCGGAGTGAGAGTTCTCGAAGGGAGCGCCGTAGAAGTCCTGGATAAGGTTGCCTGTGCCGCCGGCACCATGCCATCGGTTTCAGAGGAGCCTCGAGCCCTGGCGGAGAGCATTGCTGCGCCGTATAAATTTCTTGAGTCTTTTGAGGAGCAGGACCGCTCCATCTTCTTTGGCCGTGATGGGGAAGTCCCCCAGGTGCGGGAGAGAATACTCTCCCACGCTGTCACTGTCGTCTATGGCCGCTCCGGCGTGGGAAAGACATCGCTTCTCAAGGCAGGCGTTCTCCCCTCTCTTCCCCCCCCGCAGAACCTGAGCATCGTTATCCGATGCATTGATGACCCCCTTGCCGCAATTAACAGGAGCCTTTCCCAGTGCCTTCTCACCGGCGCCGGGGAGGCATCTCTTCCCGATCTCGCAGGCCGGCTCCTGGCGCACCTCTCGGGCAGCCTGATCATCCTTATAGACCAGTTCGAGGAATTTTTCGTGCGCCTGACCCGGGAACACCAGAGGCGCTTCTGCGAGGAGATCGCCCTGGCAATCGCGTCAGTGCCCTCCCGTCTCCATGTGATCTTTTCCCTGCGGGAGGATTTTCTTGCCTCCATGGCAGACCTGGAGCCCTGGCTTCCCGGGGTACTGGACAACCGTTACCGCCTTGGTGCACTCAGTGACGAGCAGGCCCGCCTTGCCATCGAGGGGCCCGCCGGGCTGTTCGACGTCTCTGTCGAGAAGGAGCTTGCCGATACGCTCATCAATGAGCTCAGGGGAGAGGGCGTTGATCCACCTGAGCTTCAGATTGTCCTTGACAGGCTTTATGCCTCCCGCAACGTCAGAAGCCGCTCCATGACGATGGAAAGCTACCGGGCTCTCGGCGGGGTGAGCTCCATTCTTGTCGATTACCTGCGAAGGACTATTGCCGATGATATGAGAGATATCACCGGCAATCTTCCCCGCAGGCTCATGGGAGCAATGGTAACCGATCACGGCACGAAGGCCGTCGTCACCATCGCGGACATCGCCTGCCGTGTGGGCGTCCCCGAGTCCGACGCAGCCTCGATGATGGAGCGCTTCGTGCAGGCCCGCATTGTCCGGAGCCTCTCCGATGAGGAAGGGCAGACTCTGTACGAGCTTGTCCATGAATACCTGCTCTCTGAGATCAGGAGCTGGGCCACCGAGGAAGACCTCGAGGTGCGCCACGGGGAGCTCATTGTCCGCTCAGAGCTTGAAAGCTGGCAGCACTTCGGGAGCCTCATAAGCCCTGACCGCCTCGATCTGCTCTACAAGGTGCGCCTCTGCCTTTCCCTCAGCGCCGATGAGCTTGCGCTGGTAGTTCGCGCCAGCGCTATCCACCAGCGCCCCATTGAGGGCTGGACGCACCATGCCCTGTTCCATGAGGCAGGGGTGCCCGTGCTGCTTGAGATGCTTGATGATCCCTCTCTCGATGGCTTTATAAAGAGGGCGGTCATAGAGTCCTTATTTCCCCTTGCCATAAGCGGGGAAGCCCTGGAAAAAATCCTGGAGGCTGCTGAATCGGTAGGCCACCCGGCACTGATGGCCAAGCTCAGGGAATCTGAAGTCGCCGGAAGCCGCACGGTCCTTATTGACGAGATGAATGCCCGCGTAAAGAGGCGTTTTACCGGCCCCCGCAGGATGGCGAAGGTAGAGGCGGGGCCCTTCCTGTTCGGCTCTACGCGTGAGAACAGGGAGCTTCGCAAGAAGCTTCTCGGGGCCCACCTCCATCACTCCATAGACCACGAGGCCGATATTGGCGAAGAGTGGCTCGAGACTTTTTATATAGACCTCTGCCCTGTGACCAACGAGGAGTACGCCGAGTTCAGGCCGGGGCACCTTCAGCGCTATCCTCCCGGGCAGGACCGTTATCCCGTGACGCGCCTGAGCTGGCATGACGCCAGGGACTATGCGGCATGGCTCGGCAAGGAGCTGCCCTCGGCGCAGCAATGGGAAAAGGCAGCCCGCGGCCCCGAAGGCCGCCTCTTTCCATGGGGAAACGAGTTCTCACCGGCGCTGTTGAACTCTGCAGAGTCAGGGCTCGCCTCTACGACGCCGGTAGGTATGTACCCGCAAGGTGCGAGCCCATACGGGTGTCTTGACATGGCAGGAAACGTGTGGGAGTGGACCTGCAGCGAGTATGAGGGAAAGGGCCCCCTGAAAGTGCAGAAAGGGGGTAGCTTCGCCGATTATGAGCCGCAGCAGCAGGCTTCGTCGCTCCAGGACGGCCATCCCGATTTTATTATACTGCTGGTCGGCTTCCGGACTGTCTCCACAGGAAATATGGCAGGACAGGGGCACTTCATGCTATAA
- a CDS encoding cyclic nucleotide-binding domain-containing protein, with translation MFTIKEMPRGGTLVENDGFLLQVGAYPETIKDTMTSERGVPDLYLLPDDLFDTGLGISISDLEFPVYFNFYLKKKKCRFICRRNQVKPILKMLKEAVFGPTVLFTGQEFPRGEETPGYPDLRKEMLSYKIDPALPGGRLRLKHIIEVHTFDGGNKVQVDGVTISAPAHNSYLFEACGEHCEYRFRPKDEVLLPCALPEACIPGECSYVPPLFGVTVIGSGHGFDPGADTSGFIVWIDGKGILVDPPVNSTAWLKHNRVNTRQIEDLILTHCHADHDSGTLQKILEEGRIRVHTTETIMHSFVTKYSSLIGLSRREFRSLFEFEPVTIGKATTLAGAEFLFRYTLHSIPTINFEVTFQGKSFFYSSDTLNDPSAIRSLHEKGILSEGRMNDLLKVPFDDSLVFHEAGVPPIHTPIAILAELPDLVKEHLYLVHVSEKTIPAGKGLKLALPGVVNTLAIDVPLPEASPAYRILDVMAHIDLFSSMTVKKALEFLEITHHSVHEPGEIIIKRNTPGDRFFMLQSGEVEVISENLPKSVVYGRYDYFGETALILGEPRNADIKALTRTELIYINANDFLHFIRGTGLAQIFKRLNANRLFGARWLFEKHRILDGLTPLQKNQLMCMMEIREIRKGASLFRKGEPVSSYFLIDTGTVQISRDGKEAPAGSGTLVGEFDRNLDAARYSSEAQALSDVRAYRIDAIDMKAFFKANPGTYVRLVKSAKI, from the coding sequence ATGTTTACCATCAAAGAGATGCCGAGAGGCGGAACGCTCGTAGAAAATGACGGTTTCCTGCTGCAGGTGGGAGCCTACCCTGAAACGATCAAGGACACGATGACGTCAGAACGGGGCGTGCCGGACCTGTACCTGCTGCCCGACGACCTCTTCGATACCGGCCTGGGCATAAGCATCAGTGACCTTGAGTTCCCTGTCTATTTCAATTTTTACCTTAAGAAGAAAAAGTGCCGCTTCATCTGCAGGAGGAACCAGGTAAAGCCGATACTGAAAATGCTCAAGGAGGCCGTGTTCGGCCCCACCGTTCTCTTCACCGGACAGGAGTTTCCGCGGGGCGAGGAGACGCCCGGCTACCCCGATCTGAGGAAGGAGATGCTGTCGTACAAAATTGACCCGGCCCTGCCGGGAGGGCGCCTCCGCCTCAAGCACATAATCGAGGTCCATACTTTTGACGGCGGCAATAAGGTTCAGGTGGACGGCGTGACGATTTCGGCGCCGGCCCACAACTCTTACCTCTTCGAGGCATGCGGGGAGCACTGCGAGTATCGCTTCAGGCCGAAAGATGAGGTGCTTCTCCCCTGCGCCCTCCCTGAGGCATGCATTCCCGGTGAGTGCTCTTATGTTCCCCCTCTCTTCGGCGTCACTGTAATAGGGAGCGGTCATGGATTCGACCCCGGGGCCGACACTTCAGGCTTTATTGTCTGGATAGACGGGAAAGGCATCCTTGTGGACCCTCCTGTCAACTCGACGGCCTGGCTGAAGCACAACAGGGTCAATACAAGGCAGATAGAGGACCTGATTCTCACCCACTGCCATGCCGATCACGATTCCGGAACCCTTCAGAAGATCCTGGAAGAGGGGCGCATCAGGGTTCACACGACGGAGACCATAATGCACAGCTTCGTCACCAAGTACTCCTCACTGATAGGGCTGAGCCGCCGGGAATTCCGGAGCCTCTTCGAGTTTGAGCCGGTCACCATCGGCAAGGCTACCACGCTCGCAGGTGCGGAGTTCCTCTTCAGATATACTCTTCATTCCATTCCTACCATCAATTTCGAAGTGACATTCCAGGGTAAGTCCTTTTTCTATTCATCTGACACGCTGAATGACCCCTCGGCCATCCGGTCCCTTCACGAGAAGGGCATTCTCTCAGAAGGCAGGATGAACGATCTGCTGAAGGTCCCTTTTGATGACAGCCTGGTCTTCCACGAGGCGGGAGTCCCGCCCATTCACACCCCCATCGCAATCCTTGCGGAGCTTCCCGACTTGGTGAAAGAGCATCTCTACCTTGTCCATGTCTCGGAGAAGACCATTCCGGCCGGGAAGGGGCTGAAGCTTGCCCTCCCCGGCGTCGTCAACACTCTTGCCATCGATGTCCCCCTTCCCGAGGCAAGCCCTGCGTACAGGATACTGGACGTGATGGCTCATATCGATCTTTTCTCGTCGATGACGGTGAAGAAGGCCCTGGAGTTTCTGGAGATCACCCACCACAGCGTTCATGAGCCCGGGGAGATCATAATAAAGCGCAATACCCCGGGAGACAGGTTTTTCATGCTCCAGTCGGGAGAGGTGGAGGTCATCAGCGAGAATCTCCCGAAGAGCGTCGTGTACGGCCGATATGACTATTTCGGCGAGACGGCCCTCATCCTTGGAGAGCCCAGGAATGCCGACATAAAGGCCCTGACGCGCACCGAGCTCATATATATCAATGCCAACGACTTTCTCCACTTCATCCGCGGCACTGGCCTTGCCCAGATTTTCAAAAGGCTCAACGCCAACAGGCTCTTCGGGGCACGGTGGCTCTTCGAGAAGCACCGTATCCTCGATGGGCTCACGCCCCTGCAAAAGAACCAGCTCATGTGCATGATGGAGATCAGGGAGATTCGGAAGGGAGCCTCCCTTTTCCGGAAGGGTGAGCCCGTCTCGTCGTACTTCCTTATAGATACCGGCACCGTTCAGATCAGCAGGGACGGCAAGGAGGCTCCTGCCGGCTCCGGCACCCTTGTAGGTGAGTTTGACCGTAACCTCGATGCGGCGCGCTATTCATCAGAGGCACAGGCTCTCAGCGATGTGAGGGCATACCGGATAGATGCCATTGATATGAAGGCTTTTTTCAAGGCCAATCCGGGAACTTATGTAAGGCTTGTCAAGTCGGCAAAGATCTGA